One window from the genome of Bubalus kerabau isolate K-KA32 ecotype Philippines breed swamp buffalo chromosome 17, PCC_UOA_SB_1v2, whole genome shotgun sequence encodes:
- the LOC129631435 gene encoding heterogeneous nuclear ribonucleoprotein K yields the protein METEQPEETFPNTETNGEFGKRPAEDMEEEQAFKRSRNTDEMVELRILLQSKNAGAVIGKGGKNIKALRTDYNASVSVPDSSGPERILSISADIETIGEILKKIIPTLEEGLQLPSPTATSQLPLESDAVECLNYQHYKGSDFDCELRLLIHQSLAGGIIGVKGAKIKELRENTQTTIKLFQECCPQSTDRVVLIGGKPDRVVECIKIILDLISESPIKGRAQPYDPNFYDETYDYGGFTMMFDDRRGRPVGFPMRGRGGFDRMPPGRGGRPMPPSRRDYDDMSPRRGPPPPPPGRGGRGGSRARNLPLPPPPPPRGGDLMAYDRRGRPGDRYDGMVGFSADETWDSAIDTWSPSEWQMAYEPQGGSGYDYSYAGGRGSYGDLGGPIITTQVTIPKDLAGSIIGKGGQRIKQIRHESGASIKIDEPLEGSEDWIITITGTQDQIQNAQYLLQNSVKQYADVEGF from the coding sequence ATGGAAACTGAACAGCCAGAGGAAACCTTTCCCAACACTGAAACCAATGGAGAATTTGGTAAACGCCCTGCTGAAGATATGGAAGAGGAACAAGCTTTTAAAAGATCTAGAAACactgatgagatggttgaattacGCATTCTGCTTCAGAGCAAGAATGCTGGGGCAGTGATtggaaaaggaggcaagaatattaagGCTCTCCGTACAGACTACAATGCCAGTGTTTCAGTCCCAGACAGCAGTGGCCCCGAGCGCATATTGAGTATCAGTGCTGATATTGAAACGATTGGAGAAATTCTGAAGAAAATCATCCCTACCTTGGAAGAGGGCCTGCAGTTGCCATCACCCACTGCAACCAGCCAGCTCCCGCTCGAATCTGATGCTGTGGAATGCTTAAATTACCAACACTATAAAGGAAGCGACTTTGACTGCGAGTTGAGACTGTTGATTCATCAGAGTCTGGCAGGAGGAATTATTGGAGTCAAAGGTGCTAAAATCAAAGAACTTCGAGAGAACACTCAGACAACAATCAAACTTTTCCAGGAATGTTGTCCTCAATCTACTGACAGAGTCGTTCTTATCGGAGGAAAACCTGATAGGGTTGTAGAGTGCATAAAGATCATCCTTGATCTTATATCAGAGTCTCCCATCAAAGGACGCGCTCAGCCTTATGATCCCAATTTTTATGATGAAACCTATGATTATGGTGGTTTTACAATGATGTTTGATGACCGCCGTGGACGTcctgtgggatttcccatgcGGGGAAGAGGTGGTTTTGACAGAATGCCGCCTGGTCGGGGTGGGCGTCCCATGCCTCCCTCCAGAAGAGATTATGATGATATGAGCCCTCGTCGAGGacctcctccaccccctcccgGACGAGGTGGCCGGGGAGGTAGTAGAGCTCGGAATCTTCctcttccaccaccaccaccacctagagGAGGAGATCTAATGGCCTATGACAGAAGAGGAAGACCTGGAGACCGTTATGATGGCATGGTTGGTTTCAGTGCTGATGAAACCTGGGACTCTGCAATAGATACATGGAGCCCATCAGAGTGGCAGATGGCTTATGAACCACAGGGTGGCTCTGGATATGATTATTCCTATGCAGGGGGTCGTGGCTCATATGGTGATCTTGGTGGACCTATTATTACTACACAAGTAACTATTCCCAAAGATTTGGCTGGATCTATTATTGGCAAAGGTGGTCAGCGGATTAAACAAATCCGTCATGAGTCAGGAGCTTCGATCAAAATTGATGAGCCTTTAGAAGGATCCGAAGATTGGATCATTACCATTACGGGAACACAGGACCAGATACAGAATGCACAGTATTTGCTGCAGAACAGTGTGAAGCAGTATGCAGATGTTGAAGGATTCTAA